A window from Manduca sexta isolate Smith_Timp_Sample1 chromosome 24, JHU_Msex_v1.0, whole genome shotgun sequence encodes these proteins:
- the LOC115444695 gene encoding DDB1- and CUL4-associated factor 7 has protein sequence MSMPHSSSSTTSSSTKRKEIYKYQAPWPLYSMNWSVRPDKRFRLALGSFVEEYNNKVQIISLDEDTSEFSAKSTFDHPYPTTKIMWIPDSKGVYPDLLATSGDYLRIWRAGEPYTLFECVLNNNKNSDFCAPLTSFDWNEVDPNLIGTSSIDTTCTIWGLETGQVLGRVNEVSGHVKTQLIAHDKEVYDIAFSRAGGGRDMFASVGADGSVRMFDLRHLEHSTIIYEDPQHTPLLRLAWNKQDPNYLATIAMDACEVIILDVRVPCTPVARLNNHRACVNGIAWAPHSSCHICTAGDDHQALIWDIQQMPRAIEDPILAYTAAEGEVNQIQWGATQPDWIAICYNRHTEILRV, from the exons ATGTCGATGCCACACAGTAGTTCCAGTACAACAAGCTCCAGCACGAAACGCAAAGAAATATACAA ATACCAAGCACCATGGCCTCTATACTCCATGAACTGGTCTGTGCGACCAGACAAGAGGTTCCGTCTGGCGCTGGGCAGTTTTGTTGAAGAATACAATAAtaag GTACAGATCATATCATTAGATGAAGACACAAGTGAATTCAGTGCTAAGAGCACATTTGACCATCCATACCCCACCACCAAGATCATGTGGATCCCTGACAGCAAGGGGGTGTATCCTGACCTATTAGCAACTAGCG GCGACTATCTCCGAATCTGGCGCGCCGGCGAACCCTACACTCTCTTCGAGTGTGTCCTCAACAACAACAAGAATTCTGACTTCTGTGCACCTCTCACCTCATTTGATTGGAACGAAGTGGACCCCAACTTGATTGGCACCAGTAGTATTGACACAACTTGTACAATCTGGGGTCTGGAGACAGGCCAGGTGTTGGGACGAGTCAATGAGGTGTCTGGACATGTTAAGACCCAACTTATTGCTCATGATAAG GAGGTGTACGACATCGCGTTCAGccgcgcgggcggcgggcgcgacATGTTCGCGTCGGTGGGCGCCGACGGCTCCGTGCGCATGTTCGACCTGCGACACCTCGAGCACTCCACCATCATATACGAG GACCCGCAGCACACGCCGCTGCTCCGGCTGGCGTGGAACAAGCAGGACCCGAACTACCTCGCCACGATCGCGATGGACGCGTGCGAGGTGATCATCCTGGACGTGCGCGTGCCGTGCACGCCCGTGGCGAGGCTCAACAACCACCGCGCATGCGTCAACGGCATCGCCTGGGCGCCGCACAG CTCGTGCCACATTTGCACAGCGGGCGACGACCATCAGGCGCTAATATGGGACATACAACAAATGCCGCGCGCAATAGAAGACCCCATCCTGGCCTATACCGCAGCCGAGGGTGAAGTGAATCAAATACAGTGGGGCGCCACACAACCAGACTGGATCGCCATATGTTACAACAGGCACACTGAGATACTGCGCGTTTAA